The following DNA comes from Cellulophaga sp. HaHa_2_95.
ACGGACAGTTAAGTGTCTCTGGAAGCAAAATTGTAGATGAGAACAATAACCCAATTCAACTTCGTGGTATGTCTTTATTTTGGAGCCAATGGATGGGACAATACTACACGACAGGAACCGTAGACTGGTTGCAAACAGATTGGAATGCTACCGTAGTGAGAGCTGCCATGGGCATTGAGGATGCAGATGGCTACATTAGTAATCCTGCTACAGAAAAGGCAAAAGTATTCGCTGTAATAGATGCGGCCATAGCCGCAGGAATTTATGTGATCGTAGATTGGCATAGCCACCATGCAGAAGATCATATCCCTGAAGCGAAAGCTTTCTTTGCCGAAGTAGCCCAGAAATATGGAGACCAACCAAATATTATCTATGAGACATATAATGAGCCCTTAGATGTTTCATGGACCGGAGTTTTAAAACCGTACCACGAAACTATTATCGCAGAAATACGAAAGTATGATCCAGACAATCTAATTATCTGTGGTACTAGAACATGGTCTCAGCGTGTAGATGAAGTAGTTGGTAATGAAATTACTGATGCTAATGTTGCATACACTTTGCATTACTATGCTTCAACACATAAACAAGAGCTAAGAGATATAGCGCAAATAGCACTAAACAACAATCTCGCCATTTTCGTTACAGAGTATGGTGTTACGGAAGCCTCTGGAAACGGATATATTGATGAAGCATCTGCTAACACTTGGTGGAACTATTTAGACGATCATAAAATTTCTTGGTGTAATTGGTCTATTGCCGATAAAGATGAGAGTGCTGCGGCATTAACATCAGGTGCTAGTGGATCAGGAAATTGGGCCGAAAGTGAGCTTACTGTTTCAGGAAAATTAGTCCGTTCAGAATTATTAGCTAAAAATCCTACCTACTAAAAAAAGGTAAAAATACCTCATAAAAAAAGCTCCTTACAACTAATTTGTAAGGAGCTTTTTTGTTCAACAGTATTATGATTAATTCTTAGCATCCTGTTTTTCAGCCCATTCTTTAGCTCTTTCAGAACGTTTTGCAGAACCAGGGTGAGAAGACGTTAACGATCCTTTACCACCATTATCACTTAAGTCTGCTAATTTTTGAAAAGCACCCTCCATAGCATGGTAATTTAAATCATGACGTACTAAAAATTCAAATCCGTATTTATCAGATTCAGATTCATTGGTTTGAGAAAATTGTGCATTTAAGACATTCTCTACGAAACCACCAATTTCACCATCGGCTAATACTTTACCTGAATTTGTATTAGCAACAGCTAAATCTTTAGCAGCAGAAATTTTATACGCCGACTTGTAACGCTCCTTAGAGTGTCCTAATTTCACATGTCCTATCTCATGGCCAATAACACTAAGAATTTCATCATCAGTCATTAAATCCATTAGACCTGCCATAACACGCACACTACCATCAGGAGTCGCAAATGCATTAATATCGGTTACTAAATATACTTTATAGTTTAAATCTAGGCCATCCTCATTTTCGAAACCTTTTACCAAATTAGCCAAACGATCTGCATAAGGATCTCCCGCTTCTCCAACAGGATTGTTTTCGTCCATCCATACTACAGATTCCAATGACAATTTTGCCATATCTTCATCTGTTAAAGATGCTGCAGCGACCATTTTCTTCCCTGCATCAACATTTCCTTTTTTTAACATTTTGCCAAATTGCGCCTGCAAACTAACTGTTCCTAAGGCAAAAACTGCTATTAAAATACTTGTTTTCATATTTTATGGTTTAATTATTTAAGTTTCAAATTTAATTTTAAAAGTACACATATGGTTTATTTACTCCGGAATATTTTTAAGAATATCTAATGTAAACTTCCAAAACTTCTGTACAGATGAAATACTAACGCGTTCATCTGGAGAATGCGCCCCTTTAATAGTTGGACCATAACTAATCATATCTAAGTCTGGGTAATTCTGTCCTAAAATACCACATTCTAAGCCAGCATGGCAAGCAACCACTTTTGGTTCCTCTTTAAATACCTTCTTATATTGTACTTTTAACACCTCTAAAATTGCTGAATTTGGGTTGGGGTTCCACCCTGGATAATCACCACTCAAGGTAACCTTACAGTCCGCCAGCTCAAAAGCAGACTGCAATGCGCTTGCTAAATCTAGTTTAGAAGAATTAACAGAAGAACGCGTTAAACATCCAATATGTATCTTTCCATCTTCTACTAGTACACGAGCCACATTATTAGACGTTTCTACCAAATCATCAATAGCAGCACTCATAGTAT
Coding sequences within:
- a CDS encoding glycoside hydrolase family 5 protein — its product is MSLFFIISCSSDAEPEIIDPVDTEETADATDDEPTTSEPESTPEPDTNTETATNVVEAYGQLSVSGSKIVDENNNPIQLRGMSLFWSQWMGQYYTTGTVDWLQTDWNATVVRAAMGIEDADGYISNPATEKAKVFAVIDAAIAAGIYVIVDWHSHHAEDHIPEAKAFFAEVAQKYGDQPNIIYETYNEPLDVSWTGVLKPYHETIIAEIRKYDPDNLIICGTRTWSQRVDEVVGNEITDANVAYTLHYYASTHKQELRDIAQIALNNNLAIFVTEYGVTEASGNGYIDEASANTWWNYLDDHKISWCNWSIADKDESAAALTSGASGSGNWAESELTVSGKLVRSELLAKNPTY
- a CDS encoding M48 family metallopeptidase produces the protein MKTSILIAVFALGTVSLQAQFGKMLKKGNVDAGKKMVAAASLTDEDMAKLSLESVVWMDENNPVGEAGDPYADRLANLVKGFENEDGLDLNYKVYLVTDINAFATPDGSVRVMAGLMDLMTDDEILSVIGHEIGHVKLGHSKERYKSAYKISAAKDLAVANTNSGKVLADGEIGGFVENVLNAQFSQTNESESDKYGFEFLVRHDLNYHAMEGAFQKLADLSDNGGKGSLTSSHPGSAKRSERAKEWAEKQDAKN